DNA sequence from the Cucumis melo cultivar AY chromosome 6, USDA_Cmelo_AY_1.0, whole genome shotgun sequence genome:
GGTTAATGAGCACTTACCATGGTCGAAAAGTCGTTTCTATGGATCTCTTCCCATTTAACTGCGCCAGATGTTTTGCTTCTTCGCTTCAAAGGAAGCGCCGTCGTTGAGCATGTCTTGTGCATCTGATTCCATTCCTAGTTTTGAGAGTGCAAGGGCTTGCATATAGAAGGCAGTCGGCCACTCAGGCAAGCATACTTGTGATTGCATGGCGTCTCTCAATGCGAGTTCTGGTTGACCAACCATCAAGTAGGAAAGCGCTCGCCTCACAAAAACAGTACCAGAAGGAACTGACATCATTGATACTAACTGCAGTTCCAAAGATGGTCATAATGTTAACCATTGACATGAACAAAGAACAAAGTCCTGAATTTCAACAGCGTTGAGAACTAGCCGCTATGTTATCCATATCGCAACATATCGGAGCTATGAAGTCAAGAGAGTAGAAAGCACCTTTGAGTAGTACTCAATGGCGTTTTTATAATCCTTGTCTCTGAATGCAATATCCCCAAACTTTTTCGTGTTTAACATGTCTTGCACTTGCTGAGTCCACTCTTGGAATGAAAGCTGCAAATTGGATAAAGCAAGTATTCAGTAACATGAAACACATAAACACCACAATCAGAggcaaaaaaacaaaaacgcACTTCGCTCTCTGCGCCTTCCTCATCCTTATAACCAACTTTAAGTAATATGTCGTGCACAGCTGTAAGATCCATCCGAACACAAGCTTTTCCGAGGGCTGAAAGCATAGTTGGCAACACCACTGGTGTTTTTGTCAAACCCATCAGTACATGTGACGCAACCTAGGAAACCAAGTATGTTACTGTTGAGAAAACTTCTGATTGCCAACAAATAAAATCAGAGCAACACAACACCCTTGATAAAATTTTCAGGTTGAGTTACGACATTTAAATGTTTACCTCCTGCTTTTGCAGAGGTGCGACTGCTGAAAGAACGAATTTTATGTCGGGTCGATCTCTTGCTTCGTATTGTAGACATTTGGAAGCAAGATCGATCAACTGGGTTGCATCATCATCTCCATATTGTCCTTCCAAGGATGAATCCATTAACAGCAACAAGTTCTTCCCTCTTAGTAAATCTAATGCCTGTGCATTTATCCAAGTGATCAAGTAAGGGGTTGCAAAAATCACTCTATAGAACATATATTTCATATGCTCAAGAAGCAATTAATCACATATTGTCCACTAGATGGGGCGAGTAATGACAGTTTTATATGCAAGATTCGGCATATAATGAACACAATCAAGGACGAAGGAAACAAAAGCTCGTACATGGCTTGGAGGAATGTGCTTCCCACTTAAAAGATCCAGCAAAATGGTTCCATAACTGTAGATCACACTCTCTGGTATGACCCTAcctgaaagaaacaaaattaaacagAATTTACAAAAGAATCACTTTGAACGCCTTTCTTTGAACAAACTCAACAAACTTTACATGGGATTTTAGAACTCGGTACCAAACAAAGTTTGCGTGGGATTTTAGAACTCGGTGAGAAGCTAAGATGTTCTAATGGCATACCTGTTCGTAAAAACTCTGGTGGAGTGTAAGCTAGATTGGTACTGTAGCTTTTTCCATCGCGGCTGTTCTTTATCAGACCGAAACTGGATAACCGAGGATCCCCATCCTGACATGAGAAAGTTATAGCCCACCGATAAAGAAAGTTCATTGTCAATATCAAATTGATCGGCATTGATGAATGAATAATCCATTGCAGACCAGAG
Encoded proteins:
- the LOC103483405 gene encoding serine/threonine-protein kinase BSK2, with amino-acid sequence MGCFQSKTIHLPSPDDDPPPPQPKPDPANGEELEEGQVPAFKEFELVELRAATNGFSSELIVSESGEKAPNVVYRGKLRNNRLVAIKRFSKQSWPDPQQFVTEASGVGKLRFKRLVNLIGCCAEGDERLLVAEYMPNDTLSKHLFHWEKQPFPWEMRVRVAYYIAQALDHCSTENRKIYHDLNAYRVLFDEDGDPRLSSFGLIKNSRDGKSYSTNLAYTPPEFLRTGRVIPESVIYSYGTILLDLLSGKHIPPSHALDLLRGKNLLLLMDSSLEGQYGDDDATQLIDLASKCLQYEARDRPDIKFVLSAVAPLQKQEVASHVLMGLTKTPVVLPTMLSALGKACVRMDLTAVHDILLKVGYKDEEGAESELSFQEWTQQVQDMLNTKKFGDIAFRDKDYKNAIEYYSKLVSMMSVPSGTVFVRRALSYLMVGQPELALRDAMQSQVCLPEWPTAFYMQALALSKLGMESDAQDMLNDGASFEAKKQNIWRS